From the Arthrobacter sp. PM3 genome, one window contains:
- a CDS encoding cystathionine beta-synthase, with protein MKYAQSVLDLIGHTPLVKLNHVTDGIAATVLVKLEYLNPGGSIKDRIAAKMIDEAERTGKLQPGGTIVEPTSGNTGVGLALVAQQKGYRCIFVVPDKVGEDKRAVLQAYGAEVVVTPTAVPPDSPQSYYGVSDRLVTEIPGAYKPDQFSNPAAPASHYESTGPEIWNDTDGRVTHCVIGAGTGGTITGTGRYLKEASAGRSAADGGVVKIIGADPAGSVYSGGTGRPYFVEGVGEDMWPANYDKSVPDDVIAVSDADSFAMTRRLAREEGLLVGGSSGMAVVAALEVAKDLPAEAVVVVILPDSGRGYLAKIFNDQWMRSYGFLASGDEASVGEVLKAKTGELPDLVHIHPNESVRDVINIMNEFGVSHIPVLSQEPPVVMGEVLGAVDERTLTAKLFRGEAKLSDKISEHMEARLPVIGSLESISTARELLSDADTLMVTFVGAPVGILTRHDLLAYLSN; from the coding sequence ATGAAGTACGCCCAGTCCGTTCTGGACCTCATCGGCCACACGCCGCTCGTCAAGCTCAACCACGTCACCGACGGCATCGCAGCCACTGTCCTGGTGAAACTGGAGTACCTGAACCCCGGCGGTTCGATCAAGGACCGGATCGCGGCCAAGATGATCGACGAGGCCGAGCGGACCGGCAAGCTCCAGCCCGGCGGAACCATTGTGGAACCCACCTCGGGCAACACCGGCGTCGGGCTGGCGCTCGTGGCACAGCAGAAGGGCTACCGCTGCATCTTCGTGGTCCCGGACAAGGTCGGCGAGGACAAGCGGGCCGTGCTCCAGGCATACGGCGCCGAAGTGGTGGTCACCCCCACCGCCGTCCCGCCCGACAGCCCGCAAAGCTACTACGGCGTCTCCGACCGGCTTGTCACCGAAATCCCCGGCGCCTACAAACCCGACCAGTTCTCCAACCCGGCCGCCCCGGCCAGCCACTACGAATCCACCGGGCCCGAGATCTGGAACGACACCGACGGCCGGGTCACGCACTGCGTGATCGGCGCCGGCACCGGCGGCACGATCACCGGCACCGGCCGGTACCTCAAGGAAGCCTCCGCCGGACGGTCCGCGGCCGACGGCGGCGTCGTCAAGATCATCGGCGCGGATCCCGCCGGCTCGGTGTACTCCGGCGGCACCGGCCGCCCGTATTTCGTCGAGGGCGTCGGGGAGGACATGTGGCCGGCGAACTACGACAAGTCCGTCCCGGACGACGTCATTGCCGTCAGCGACGCTGACTCCTTCGCGATGACGCGCCGGCTCGCCCGCGAGGAAGGCCTGCTGGTGGGCGGTTCCTCGGGCATGGCCGTCGTGGCCGCGCTGGAGGTCGCCAAGGACCTCCCGGCCGAGGCCGTAGTGGTGGTCATCCTGCCGGACTCGGGCCGCGGCTACCTGGCGAAGATCTTCAACGACCAGTGGATGCGCTCCTACGGCTTCCTGGCCAGCGGGGACGAAGCCTCCGTGGGCGAGGTCCTCAAGGCCAAGACCGGCGAACTCCCGGACCTGGTCCACATCCACCCGAACGAGAGCGTCCGCGACGTCATCAACATCATGAACGAGTTCGGCGTCTCGCACATCCCGGTCCTGTCCCAGGAACCGCCCGTGGTGATGGGCGAGGTCCTCGGCGCGGTGGACGAGCGCACGCTCACGGCCAAGCTCTTCCGCGGCGAGGCCAAGCTCTCGGACAAGATCTCCGAACACATGGAGGCCCGCCTGCCCGTGATCGGTTCGCTCGAATCGATCTCCACTGCCCGCGAACTCCTCTCCGACGCCGACACCCTCATGGTGACGTTCGTCGGCGCTCCGGTGGGGATCCTGACCCGCCACGACCTCCTCGCCTACCTCAGCAACTGA
- a CDS encoding SLC13 family permease, producing MLLAGCAALATGLLPVPAFEELAARTVPVLAFVVAMSLVTELVDDAGLFRVVTERLATLGRGRVLLLWFLVIALATVSTVFLSLDTTAVLVTPVVVLLAVHARIPPLPFALTTIWLANTASLLLPVSNLTNLLAQDRLRLSPAAFAALVWAPALVGIVVPLVLLWLAFRKDLRGRYGPQPVHKVRDRVLLYAASGVLAVLLPALVSGIPVQYSAIAAAAVLLLLFLWRRRSALRWSMIPWRPLMLTSGLFMVVETLHANGLTRFLTGIPGSGDSLPVLLQIAALGTGTANAVNNLPAYLALEPVGSSPARLAALLIGVNLGPLVTPWASLATLLWHERLLSLNVDVRWGGFAVAGAAAVVVTVPLAVVALWLTTRMH from the coding sequence ATGCTGCTGGCCGGGTGCGCGGCGCTGGCGACCGGGCTGCTGCCGGTCCCGGCCTTCGAGGAGCTGGCGGCACGGACCGTGCCGGTGCTGGCGTTCGTGGTGGCGATGTCCCTGGTGACGGAGCTGGTGGACGACGCCGGGCTCTTCCGGGTGGTGACGGAGCGGCTGGCGACGCTGGGCCGCGGCCGGGTCCTGCTGCTGTGGTTCCTCGTCATCGCCCTGGCCACCGTGTCCACGGTGTTCCTGTCGCTGGATACGACGGCGGTCCTGGTGACTCCCGTCGTCGTGCTGCTGGCTGTGCACGCCCGCATCCCGCCGCTGCCGTTCGCGCTGACCACGATCTGGCTGGCGAACACGGCCTCCCTGCTGCTGCCGGTGTCCAACCTGACCAACCTGCTGGCGCAGGACCGGCTCCGGCTCAGTCCGGCCGCGTTCGCCGCCCTGGTGTGGGCCCCGGCGCTCGTGGGCATCGTGGTTCCGCTGGTGCTGCTGTGGCTGGCGTTCCGCAAGGATCTTCGCGGCCGCTACGGCCCGCAGCCGGTCCACAAGGTCCGGGACCGGGTGCTGCTGTACGCGGCGTCCGGTGTCCTGGCCGTCCTGCTGCCGGCGCTCGTGTCCGGCATTCCGGTGCAGTATTCGGCGATCGCCGCCGCCGCGGTCCTGCTGCTGCTCTTCCTCTGGCGCCGCCGCTCCGCCCTGCGCTGGTCCATGATCCCCTGGCGTCCGCTCATGCTCACGTCCGGCCTGTTCATGGTGGTGGAGACCCTGCACGCCAACGGCCTCACCCGGTTCCTGACCGGGATCCCCGGCAGCGGCGACAGCCTGCCGGTGCTCCTGCAAATCGCCGCGCTGGGCACCGGGACGGCCAACGCAGTCAACAACCTCCCGGCCTATCTGGCCCTCGAGCCGGTGGGCAGCTCCCCGGCGCGGCTGGCGGCCCTGCTGATCGGGGTGAACCTGGGCCCGCTGGTGACGCCGTGGGCTTCCCTGGCCACATTGCTGTGGCACGAGCGGCTCCTGTCGCTGAACGTCGATGTCCGCTGGGGCGGCTTCGCGGTGGCCGGCGCCGCCGCCGTCGTCGTGACCGTCCCGCTGGCAGTTGTGGCGCTGTGGCTCACCACCCGGATGCACTGA
- a CDS encoding VOC family protein, whose protein sequence is MAGGVVHFEIPADDEDRARQFYSSVFGWGFQVMPEMEYSLAMTTPMDETGRPAVAGSINGGLFRRGELTAPVVTIDVDDIDAALAEIAARGGSVFRAKMEVPGMGWNAYFKDSEGNVVGLWQNAAPEGGAAAADSGNDIGA, encoded by the coding sequence ATGGCCGGTGGAGTGGTGCATTTCGAGATTCCCGCGGACGACGAGGACCGGGCACGGCAGTTCTACAGTTCGGTCTTCGGCTGGGGCTTCCAAGTCATGCCGGAGATGGAATACAGCCTGGCCATGACGACGCCGATGGACGAGACAGGCCGGCCCGCCGTCGCCGGATCCATCAACGGCGGCCTGTTCCGGCGCGGGGAGCTGACGGCTCCGGTGGTCACCATCGACGTCGATGACATCGACGCCGCCCTGGCGGAAATCGCCGCGCGGGGCGGTTCCGTGTTCCGCGCGAAAATGGAGGTCCCGGGCATGGGCTGGAACGCCTACTTCAAGGACAGCGAAGGCAACGTCGTCGGCCTCTGGCAGAACGCGGCTCCGGAGGGCGGCGCCGCGGCGGCGGACTCCGGAAACGACATCGGCGCCTGA
- a CDS encoding DNA-3-methyladenine glycosylase: MTLADVPAGLAAAADASLRWHPGRPFDLLQTISPLQRGHGDPSIRQVPGAVWLAFTTPAGPASLRLTSSGPRTDPAVDVQGWGPGAADAVGSVPRLLGRDDDWTAFDEPAFHATLPRMVIEARRRNPAVRMPATGRMIDSLVPTILEQKVTVIEARRGYRYLTYRFGATAPGAGTVAPANLMLQPTPEAWLRIPSWEWHKAGVGPQRSATVMRALRSAAALERLAAVPAAEASAKLQTIPGVGVWTAAEVVQRTHGCPDSIAVGDYHLAAYVGAALTGRRTDDAGMLRLLAPWAGHRQRVVRMIGLSGFRKPVFGPRMTIQDHRGH, encoded by the coding sequence ATGACCCTTGCAGACGTTCCCGCCGGCCTGGCCGCCGCGGCGGACGCCTCCCTGCGGTGGCATCCCGGCCGGCCCTTCGACCTGCTGCAGACGATCAGCCCGCTGCAGCGGGGGCACGGGGACCCGTCCATCCGCCAGGTCCCGGGCGCTGTGTGGCTGGCATTCACGACGCCGGCCGGCCCCGCGTCGCTGCGGCTCACGTCAAGCGGACCCCGGACGGATCCCGCCGTGGACGTCCAGGGCTGGGGCCCCGGGGCGGCGGACGCCGTTGGCTCCGTGCCGCGCCTGCTGGGCCGCGACGACGACTGGACGGCGTTTGATGAGCCGGCATTCCACGCCACACTCCCCCGAATGGTCATCGAGGCCCGGCGCCGGAACCCCGCCGTGCGGATGCCGGCAACCGGCCGCATGATCGACTCGCTCGTCCCGACTATCCTGGAACAAAAGGTGACCGTCATTGAGGCCCGCCGCGGCTATCGCTACCTGACGTACCGGTTCGGGGCGACCGCGCCGGGCGCCGGGACGGTGGCCCCGGCGAACCTTATGCTCCAGCCCACGCCCGAAGCGTGGCTGCGCATTCCGTCCTGGGAGTGGCACAAGGCCGGGGTGGGCCCGCAGCGCTCCGCGACGGTGATGCGGGCGCTCCGCTCCGCCGCCGCGCTGGAACGACTCGCTGCCGTGCCGGCGGCCGAGGCTAGCGCCAAGCTGCAGACCATTCCCGGGGTCGGCGTCTGGACGGCGGCCGAGGTGGTGCAGCGCACGCACGGCTGCCCGGACTCGATCGCGGTGGGCGACTACCACCTCGCGGCCTACGTGGGCGCGGCCTTGACCGGCCGCCGGACCGACGACGCCGGCATGCTCCGGCTGCTGGCCCCCTGGGCCGGGCACCGGCAGCGGGTGGTCCGGATGATCGGCCTGAGCGGCTTCCGCAAACCCGTCTTCGGCCCCCGGATGACCATCCAGGACCACCGCGGCCACTGA
- a CDS encoding AMP-binding protein: MLAYTGGDTDVPLLEETIGANFERIAAQFPYHDALIEAAAVPGEEARRWSYAKLNDDVDRLARALLALGVAKGERIGIWSPNCAEWTILQYATAKTGAILVNVNPAYRSHELEFVVRQNGMRMLVTAPSDRNSDYTAMARQALAACPDLRELIFLPAGGVDGLSAGEPEREAERTYAELLRRADDVGHSALQARMADLDAHDPINLQYTSGTTGFPKGATLTHHNILNNGYSIGEQLGYTEHDRVVIPVPFYHCFGMVIGNLAALSHGAATIIPGRSFSPAAALEAVQDFGGTSLYGVPTMFIAELALPDFASYDLSTLRTGVMAGSLCPIEVMNRVIGEMNMRDVAICYGMTETSPVSTMTRSVDTMAQRTETVGRTMPNLESRIVDPVTGEVLERGGIGELCTRGYAVMQGYWNQPDKTAEAIDAEGWMHTGDLARMDADGYIVIEGRIKDMVIRGGENVYPREIEEFLYTHPDIQDVQVIGVPDAKYGEELMACVIMKPGAAPLDAAGLAEFCRGKLAHYKIPRYVDVRESFPMTVSGKIRKVDMRQEAAARLGL, translated from the coding sequence ATGCTTGCTTATACAGGCGGGGACACTGACGTCCCGCTGCTCGAGGAAACCATCGGCGCGAACTTCGAACGGATCGCGGCGCAGTTCCCGTACCACGACGCGCTGATCGAGGCGGCTGCGGTGCCCGGCGAGGAAGCCCGGCGCTGGAGCTATGCCAAGTTGAACGACGACGTCGACCGCCTGGCGCGTGCGCTGCTCGCCCTGGGCGTTGCCAAAGGTGAGCGGATCGGCATCTGGAGCCCGAACTGCGCCGAATGGACCATCCTGCAGTACGCCACCGCGAAGACCGGGGCAATCCTGGTCAACGTTAACCCGGCCTACCGCAGCCACGAACTCGAGTTCGTCGTCCGGCAGAATGGCATGCGCATGCTGGTCACGGCGCCCTCGGACCGGAACAGCGACTACACCGCGATGGCGCGCCAGGCGCTTGCGGCGTGCCCGGACCTGCGCGAGCTCATCTTCCTTCCGGCGGGCGGTGTCGACGGGCTCAGCGCCGGCGAACCGGAAAGGGAAGCGGAGCGGACCTACGCCGAGCTGCTGCGGCGGGCCGACGACGTCGGACATTCCGCGCTGCAGGCGCGCATGGCGGACCTGGACGCGCACGATCCCATCAACCTGCAGTACACCTCCGGCACCACGGGATTCCCGAAAGGTGCCACGCTGACCCACCACAACATCCTCAACAACGGGTACTCGATCGGCGAGCAGCTGGGTTACACCGAACACGACCGCGTGGTGATTCCGGTGCCGTTCTATCACTGTTTCGGCATGGTGATCGGGAACCTGGCGGCACTCAGCCACGGGGCCGCGACGATCATTCCCGGCCGGTCGTTCTCCCCGGCGGCGGCGCTGGAAGCCGTGCAGGATTTCGGCGGAACCTCCCTCTACGGGGTGCCCACCATGTTCATCGCCGAGCTCGCACTGCCGGACTTCGCCTCTTACGACCTCTCCACACTGCGCACGGGCGTCATGGCCGGATCCCTCTGCCCGATCGAGGTGATGAACCGGGTCATCGGCGAAATGAACATGCGCGACGTCGCCATCTGCTACGGCATGACGGAGACCTCGCCGGTATCCACGATGACCCGGAGCGTGGACACCATGGCCCAGCGCACCGAGACCGTGGGCCGGACGATGCCCAACCTGGAGAGCCGGATCGTGGACCCGGTCACGGGGGAGGTGCTCGAGCGCGGCGGGATCGGCGAACTGTGCACCCGCGGGTACGCCGTGATGCAGGGGTACTGGAACCAGCCGGACAAGACCGCCGAGGCGATCGACGCCGAGGGATGGATGCACACCGGAGACCTCGCCCGGATGGACGCCGACGGCTATATCGTGATCGAGGGCCGGATCAAGGACATGGTGATCCGCGGCGGGGAGAACGTGTATCCGCGCGAAATCGAGGAGTTTCTCTACACCCACCCGGACATCCAGGACGTGCAGGTGATCGGCGTGCCGGACGCCAAGTACGGCGAGGAACTGATGGCGTGCGTCATCATGAAACCCGGCGCCGCGCCGCTGGATGCCGCCGGCCTGGCCGAGTTCTGCCGCGGCAAGCTGGCACACTACAAGATCCCGCGCTACGTCGATGTCCGGGAGAGCTTCCCGATGACCGTTTCCGGCAAGATCCGCAAGGTGGACATGCGCCAGGAGGCCGCGGCCCGGCTGGGCCTGTAG
- a CDS encoding putative quinol monooxygenase, which produces MSEPIDLLATFIPNDGEFFRVKLALEIAIDEVVNEPGCIRYELTEANEDKLVLTERWASQDDLDKHAKGTALQDLNESLSALLAEPVKVEKV; this is translated from the coding sequence ATGAGCGAACCCATCGACCTGCTGGCCACTTTCATCCCCAACGACGGCGAATTCTTCCGCGTGAAGCTCGCCCTGGAAATCGCCATTGACGAGGTGGTCAACGAGCCCGGCTGCATCCGCTACGAGCTCACCGAAGCCAACGAGGACAAGCTCGTGCTGACCGAACGGTGGGCCAGCCAGGACGACCTCGACAAGCATGCCAAGGGCACCGCCCTCCAGGATCTGAACGAATCCCTCAGCGCGCTGCTGGCCGAGCCGGTCAAGGTCGAGAAAGTCTGA
- the trxA gene encoding thioredoxin yields MATVDITGEQFASTVEDNDIVLVDFWAEWCGPCKQFGPTYSAVSEKHPDVVFSKVDTEAEQQLAAEAGITSIPTLMAFREKVLVFSQPGALNAQQLEQVVDAVKALDMEEVHAHVARSQAEAAAAAAKQDGTQIPEA; encoded by the coding sequence ATGGCTACCGTAGACATCACAGGTGAACAGTTCGCATCGACCGTCGAGGACAACGACATCGTCCTTGTCGATTTCTGGGCCGAATGGTGCGGTCCGTGCAAGCAGTTTGGCCCCACGTACTCAGCAGTCTCCGAGAAGCACCCGGACGTCGTTTTCTCCAAGGTGGACACCGAGGCCGAGCAGCAGCTCGCCGCCGAGGCCGGCATCACCTCGATCCCCACACTGATGGCATTCCGCGAAAAGGTCCTGGTGTTCTCGCAGCCGGGCGCCCTGAACGCCCAGCAACTGGAACAGGTGGTGGACGCCGTCAAGGCCCTGGACATGGAGGAAGTCCACGCCCATGTGGCCCGCTCCCAGGCCGAAGCCGCTGCCGCGGCGGCCAAGCAGGACGGCACCCAGATCCCCGAAGCCTAA
- a CDS encoding thioesterase family protein: MHLLLRTLLLLFTSSRRPPLSIWDSSSLPLRVLPTDIDIAMHVNNGMYFSLMDLGRFDLMARSGTWKKMRRKGWTPVAAGETIAFRRSLQLWQRYTVETRIIGLDAKAIYFEQRMVVDGEIYARAYIATRLVRKGKPVSQDEILREFGAPPAGLELPEWIHDWRETNGLPGARRPAPHAWA, translated from the coding sequence ATGCACCTCTTGCTTCGTACCCTCCTGCTGCTGTTCACGTCCTCGCGCCGCCCGCCCCTGAGTATCTGGGACAGCTCGTCCCTGCCGTTGCGGGTCCTGCCGACCGACATTGACATCGCCATGCACGTCAACAACGGCATGTATTTCTCGCTGATGGACCTCGGCCGCTTCGACCTCATGGCCCGCAGCGGAACCTGGAAGAAGATGCGCCGGAAGGGCTGGACCCCGGTGGCGGCCGGTGAAACCATCGCCTTCCGCCGGTCGCTGCAGCTCTGGCAGCGGTACACGGTCGAAACCCGGATCATCGGCCTGGACGCGAAGGCCATCTACTTCGAACAGCGGATGGTGGTGGACGGCGAGATCTATGCCCGCGCCTACATCGCCACCCGGCTGGTACGAAAGGGCAAACCGGTCAGCCAGGACGAGATTCTCCGCGAATTCGGCGCCCCGCCGGCGGGTCTGGAACTGCCGGAGTGGATCCATGACTGGCGCGAAACCAACGGGCTGCCCGGTGCCCGGCGTCCGGCCCCGCATGCCTGGGCCTGA
- a CDS encoding VOC family protein, which translates to MPAEWGAPVTFGGLHHVELWVPDLPRAKRQWGWLLGRLGYEPYQDWAHGCSWRRGPTYIVVEQSRDLTGAVHERTAPGLNHLAFSAGTPEQVDALAAESLNHGWRALFPEKYPHAGGPGHFAAYLENSDGYEVELIATH; encoded by the coding sequence ATGCCAGCTGAATGGGGTGCCCCCGTGACCTTCGGCGGCCTGCACCACGTAGAACTCTGGGTGCCGGACCTGCCGCGGGCCAAGCGCCAGTGGGGCTGGCTGCTGGGCCGGCTCGGCTACGAGCCCTACCAGGACTGGGCCCACGGATGCAGCTGGCGTCGCGGCCCGACCTACATTGTGGTCGAGCAATCGCGCGACTTGACCGGTGCGGTGCACGAACGCACCGCGCCGGGGCTGAACCATCTAGCATTCAGTGCAGGAACGCCGGAGCAGGTCGATGCCCTGGCGGCCGAAAGCCTCAACCATGGCTGGCGTGCATTGTTTCCGGAGAAATACCCGCACGCGGGCGGACCCGGCCACTTCGCGGCCTACCTTGAGAATTCGGACGGCTACGAGGTTGAACTGATTGCCACGCACTGA
- a CDS encoding GNAT family N-acetyltransferase, with translation MRVLHRSDAGPLAAAYLRNREHLAPWEPVRAEEFFTAEGQSASIEAKLRLFVAGSDVPWVLLDGPRVVGVMNLSGIVRGPFLSAHVGYWVDKDLTGQGIGSAALGFAVEAARTELGLHRLQAATLPHNAASQRILKRAGFEEIGRAPAYLRIAGTWQDHILLQRILF, from the coding sequence GTGCGGGTGTTGCACAGGTCCGACGCCGGCCCGCTCGCCGCGGCCTACCTCCGCAACCGCGAACACCTGGCGCCGTGGGAGCCTGTGCGGGCGGAGGAATTCTTCACGGCGGAGGGACAGTCCGCCAGCATCGAAGCCAAGCTCCGGCTGTTCGTTGCCGGATCGGACGTGCCGTGGGTCCTTCTGGACGGTCCCCGGGTGGTCGGGGTCATGAACCTCAGCGGCATCGTCCGGGGGCCGTTCCTCAGTGCCCACGTCGGGTACTGGGTGGACAAGGACCTGACCGGGCAGGGGATCGGCTCGGCCGCGCTGGGATTCGCCGTCGAGGCCGCCCGGACGGAGCTGGGGCTGCACCGGCTGCAGGCCGCTACCCTCCCGCACAACGCGGCATCACAGCGAATCCTGAAACGCGCCGGCTTCGAGGAAATCGGCCGCGCGCCCGCCTACCTCCGGATCGCCGGCACCTGGCAGGACCACATCCTCCTTCAGCGGATCCTGTTCTGA
- a CDS encoding MgtC/SapB family protein, with protein sequence MDDAYGLFTKTTLVEIWLLLSTFVLCSLIGTERQVRQKVAGYRTHVLVGLGSCTFTLISAYGFSAALPPGATMDPSRIAAQIVSGIGFLGAGVIFKGRNAVRGLTTAASIWVSAAVGMACGAGMLSLALSLTAFHLITLYVVSPAVRRIPTQDTNRVLHLGYADNQGVLRKVLEIATNMGFSSSILSTKKSGTEQKPIVLMDIRFHGHLPLRELVPYLLDVPGVTSVTVHGADPNEDDDEATA encoded by the coding sequence ATGGACGACGCATATGGGCTGTTCACCAAGACAACACTGGTGGAAATCTGGCTCCTGCTGTCGACCTTTGTCCTTTGCTCCCTGATAGGTACCGAGCGCCAGGTCCGGCAGAAAGTTGCCGGGTACCGCACCCATGTCCTGGTCGGACTCGGATCGTGCACGTTCACGCTGATCTCCGCCTACGGGTTTTCCGCCGCGCTGCCGCCCGGGGCCACCATGGACCCGTCCCGCATTGCGGCCCAGATTGTCAGCGGCATCGGCTTCCTCGGCGCCGGCGTGATCTTCAAGGGCAGGAATGCTGTCCGGGGCCTGACGACGGCGGCGAGCATCTGGGTGTCGGCCGCGGTCGGCATGGCGTGCGGCGCCGGGATGCTTTCACTGGCCCTTTCGCTGACCGCATTCCACCTCATCACCTTGTACGTGGTTTCTCCCGCGGTCCGCAGAATCCCCACCCAGGACACCAACCGCGTCCTGCATCTGGGCTACGCCGACAACCAGGGCGTGCTCAGAAAGGTTCTGGAGATCGCCACCAACATGGGCTTCAGCTCATCGATCCTGAGCACCAAGAAATCGGGCACCGAACAAAAACCGATAGTCCTGATGGACATCCGCTTCCACGGGCATCTTCCGTTACGGGAACTCGTCCCCTACCTGCTGGACGTGCCGGGCGTGACGAGCGTCACCGTTCACGGTGCCGACCCGAATGAGGACGACGACGAAGCCACGGCTTGA
- a CDS encoding ABC transporter permease: MRDTLAGTGILIRLGLRRDRWLLPAWIAGFAVTAYSTAVAGAELYPDVASRVSAATALNATASLVAMFGRVYDPTSLGALSLIKYTAFMAAILAVLMVVITIRHTRSDEESGRLELLGGGRLGRDAPLAAALSISFGASLILGLVTAVALAAGGLPAAGSLAFGLGWAATGMAFSAVAGVTAQLTASARAATGLGVGIVAVTYALRAVGDLAEPGPSAWSWLSPIGWNQQIRAFAGDHWWVLVLPMALCAALVPVALALRAGRDLGAGLREDRPGPPRGALRGVGGLAVRLQLRLLAAWSVAFVVFGVVIGSLVGNVTDLLSSPNAQDLIRMLGGTQAMTDAFIAAEVSVMGLLAAAYGLSAASRLRDEETAGHVEALLGTATTRPQWATSHFALALAGVVLLMLLAGLSIGAGAAGVLNDGNQLWRVTAAAAAQIPAAWVMTAVVLAVFGWAPRLTGTVWGLLLLFVALGEFGVLWNAPEWLMDLSPFRHSPLLPLDSGAVGPLLGLTVAAAALAALGYAGWRRRDLAA, translated from the coding sequence ATGCGTGACACGCTGGCGGGAACGGGGATCCTGATCCGGCTCGGGCTGCGCCGGGACAGGTGGCTGCTGCCGGCCTGGATCGCAGGATTCGCCGTGACGGCCTATTCAACGGCTGTAGCCGGCGCAGAGCTCTACCCCGACGTCGCGAGCCGGGTCAGCGCCGCAACGGCCTTGAATGCCACGGCCTCGCTGGTGGCGATGTTCGGCAGGGTCTACGACCCCACGTCGCTCGGGGCGCTGTCCCTGATCAAGTACACGGCATTCATGGCGGCCATCCTCGCGGTGCTCATGGTGGTCATCACCATCCGGCATACCCGCAGCGACGAAGAGTCCGGGCGGCTGGAACTCCTCGGCGGCGGCCGGCTGGGGCGCGACGCCCCGCTCGCGGCCGCCCTCAGCATCAGTTTCGGGGCGAGCCTCATCCTGGGGCTGGTCACTGCCGTGGCGCTGGCCGCCGGCGGCCTTCCGGCCGCCGGATCCCTCGCCTTCGGACTGGGCTGGGCAGCCACCGGCATGGCGTTCAGCGCCGTCGCCGGGGTGACCGCCCAACTGACCGCCAGCGCGCGGGCCGCCACGGGGCTGGGTGTCGGCATCGTCGCCGTGACCTACGCGCTGCGGGCCGTGGGTGACCTCGCCGAACCCGGCCCGTCCGCGTGGTCATGGCTTTCGCCCATCGGCTGGAACCAGCAGATCCGCGCCTTCGCCGGGGACCACTGGTGGGTGCTCGTCCTGCCGATGGCACTCTGCGCCGCCCTCGTGCCCGTGGCTCTGGCCCTCCGGGCCGGGCGGGACCTCGGCGCCGGGCTGCGGGAGGACCGTCCCGGGCCCCCGCGGGGGGCACTTCGCGGCGTCGGCGGCCTTGCCGTGCGCCTGCAGCTGCGCCTGCTGGCGGCATGGTCGGTGGCCTTCGTGGTGTTCGGCGTGGTGATCGGCTCGCTCGTAGGAAACGTCACGGACCTGTTGAGTTCCCCCAACGCGCAGGATCTGATCAGGATGCTCGGCGGAACCCAGGCCATGACGGATGCGTTCATTGCCGCGGAGGTCAGCGTCATGGGACTGCTGGCTGCTGCCTACGGATTGTCCGCGGCCAGCCGCCTTCGTGACGAGGAGACGGCCGGCCACGTGGAGGCACTGCTGGGCACCGCCACCACCCGGCCGCAGTGGGCGACGAGCCATTTCGCCCTCGCACTGGCCGGCGTCGTCCTTCTCATGCTGCTGGCCGGGCTGTCGATCGGCGCCGGCGCCGCCGGGGTCCTGAACGACGGAAACCAGCTGTGGCGGGTGACGGCGGCCGCCGCCGCCCAGATCCCCGCGGCGTGGGTTATGACCGCAGTCGTACTGGCCGTCTTCGGTTGGGCGCCCCGGCTCACCGGGACGGTCTGGGGTTTGCTGCTGCTTTTCGTCGCGCTGGGAGAGTTCGGCGTGCTGTGGAACGCCCCGGAATGGCTCATGGACCTCTCGCCGTTCCGGCATTCGCCGCTGCTCCCGCTGGATTCCGGCGCCGTCGGGCCTCTGCTGGGCCTGACGGTGGCTGCAGCTGCGCTCGCTGCCCTCGGTTACGCCGGGTGGCGCCGCCGGGATCTCGCCGCCTGA